One genomic window of Verrucomicrobiia bacterium includes the following:
- a CDS encoding proline racemase family protein — protein MRVLDSHTAGEPTRVVLEGGPDLGRGPLPGRLAAFRAHHDPFRSAIVNEPRGSDVLVGALLVEPFDPSCAAGVLFFNNVGYLGMCGHGTIGLVVTLAHLGRLQPGECRLETPVGIVTATLHPDGSVSVRNVPSHRIARAITVEVPGLGPVTGDVAWGGNPFFLVAHHPWTLDLASVGQLTDITWRIRQAVNAAGHPEVDHVELFGPPGAGGHSRNFVLCPGRAYDRSPCGTGTSAKLACLADDGDLAENQPWIQEGILGTTFTGHYQWLDRTRGIILPTVTGTAHVIADATLLLDPRDPFQWGIRPA, from the coding sequence ATCCGCGTCCTCGATTCCCACACCGCCGGAGAACCCACCCGCGTCGTCCTCGAAGGCGGTCCCGATCTCGGTCGCGGTCCCCTGCCCGGGCGCCTCGCCGCGTTCCGCGCCCATCACGACCCCTTCCGCTCGGCCATCGTCAACGAACCGCGCGGCTCGGACGTCCTCGTTGGCGCCCTCCTGGTGGAACCCTTCGATCCCTCCTGCGCCGCCGGCGTCCTCTTCTTCAACAACGTCGGCTATCTCGGCATGTGCGGCCACGGGACCATCGGGCTGGTGGTGACCCTGGCCCACCTCGGCCGCCTCCAGCCCGGCGAGTGCCGCCTCGAAACCCCGGTCGGCATCGTCACCGCCACCCTCCATCCCGACGGCTCGGTCTCCGTCCGCAATGTCCCCAGCCACCGCATCGCCCGCGCCATCACCGTGGAGGTGCCCGGACTCGGACCCGTCACCGGCGATGTCGCCTGGGGCGGGAATCCGTTCTTCCTCGTCGCTCATCATCCCTGGACACTCGACCTGGCCTCGGTCGGGCAACTCACCGACATCACCTGGCGCATCCGGCAGGCCGTCAATGCCGCCGGCCATCCCGAGGTGGATCATGTCGAACTGTTCGGCCCGCCGGGTGCAGGCGGCCATTCCCGCAACTTCGTGCTCTGTCCCGGCCGCGCCTATGACCGTTCCCCCTGCGGCACCGGCACCAGCGCCAAGCTCGCCTGCCTGGCCGACGACGGCGACCTCGCCGAAAACCAGCCCTGGATCCAGGAGGGCATCCTCGGCACCACCTTCACCGGCCACTACCAGTGGCTCGACCGCACCCGCGGCATCATCCTCCCCACCGTCACCGGCACCGCCCACGTCATCGCCGACGCCACCCTCCTCCTCGATCCGCGCGACCCGTTCCAATGGGGCATCCGCCCCGCCTGA
- a CDS encoding dienelactone hydrolase family protein → MNVRVWQVTAALVLAAVSATASVQRRTVEYRQGEVVLEGALVWDTSHAGPRPGVLVVHQWRGLGDYEHKRAEMLARLGYAVFCADIYGKGVRPGTPQEAAQLSGTYKEDRPLLQARVRAALDEFRRHAVVDPTRIAAIGYCFGGTTVLELARSGAVLRGVVSFHGGLGTPNPAERGRVAARVLVLHGADDPFVPPAEVSAFEEEMRKAGVDWQLVSYGGAVHSFTDWNAGSDPTRGAAYEEKADRRSWEAMKVFFDEILK, encoded by the coding sequence ATGAACGTGCGAGTCTGGCAAGTGACGGCGGCCCTGGTTCTGGCGGCGGTTTCGGCAACGGCGTCGGTCCAGCGACGGACGGTGGAATACCGGCAGGGGGAGGTGGTGCTGGAGGGGGCATTGGTTTGGGATACGTCCCATGCGGGTCCGCGTCCCGGGGTGCTGGTGGTGCATCAATGGCGGGGGTTGGGGGACTACGAACACAAGCGGGCGGAGATGCTGGCGCGGCTGGGGTATGCGGTGTTCTGCGCGGACATTTACGGGAAGGGCGTGCGGCCGGGGACGCCGCAGGAGGCGGCCCAGTTGTCGGGCACATACAAGGAGGACCGGCCGCTGCTTCAGGCCCGGGTCCGGGCCGCGCTGGACGAGTTTCGCCGGCATGCGGTGGTGGACCCGACCCGGATCGCGGCGATCGGGTATTGTTTTGGGGGAACGACGGTCTTGGAACTGGCGCGGAGCGGGGCGGTTCTGCGGGGGGTGGTGAGCTTCCATGGGGGGCTGGGGACGCCGAATCCGGCGGAGCGCGGGCGGGTGGCGGCGCGGGTGCTGGTGTTGCACGGGGCCGACGATCCGTTCGTGCCGCCGGCGGAGGTGTCGGCGTTCGAGGAGGAGATGCGGAAGGCCGGGGTGGACTGGCAACTGGTCAGCTACGGGGGCGCGGTCCACAGCTTCACCGACTGGAATGCGGGCAGCGATCCGACGCGCGGAGCGGCCTACGAGGAGAAGGCGGATCGACGGAGCTGGGAGGCGATGAAGGTCTTCTTCGACGAGATCCTGAAATAA